A genome region from Streptomyces pratensis includes the following:
- a CDS encoding NADH-quinone oxidoreductase subunit A gives MNGFVAALSLLGVVALAVAGVYGAGWTLRVSSEPLAAAPFGSGLEPAEHAVSRFHVRWYTVTMLFLAFDMEMVFMYPWTLIISAMGPSAVIEMFVFLAILLAGVTYAWREGALRWT, from the coding sequence GTGAACGGCTTCGTAGCCGCGCTGTCCCTGCTGGGCGTGGTCGCGCTTGCCGTCGCCGGAGTTTACGGGGCGGGCTGGACGCTTCGGGTCTCCTCGGAGCCTCTGGCAGCCGCGCCGTTCGGGTCAGGGCTGGAGCCGGCCGAGCATGCGGTCAGCCGCTTCCATGTGCGCTGGTACACGGTCACGATGCTCTTCCTCGCCTTCGACATGGAGATGGTCTTCATGTATCCGTGGACGCTGATCATCTCGGCCATGGGACCCAGCGCGGTCATCGAGATGTTCGTCTTCCTGGCCATCCTGCTCGCCGGAGTCACTTATGCCTGGAGGGAGGGGGCCCTGCGATGGACTTGA
- a CDS encoding NADH-quinone oxidoreductase subunit J yields the protein MGTTAAVLLWALGVLALVGGVLVFTLNSMARVTFALLGSLVCVGGVVTVLGLPYLGVVILLMMVMEMVIMAVFMIAYMMNPAGLMPMSMLHNKRGALAVSGVVFAVLTTAVFVVPWPDRPRVRPVDTTVQVGMSLMGDQMLTMVTLGFVLLATMVGATVLATHRGRYDRFGDDLDQRPAHDPAGGGVGR from the coding sequence ATGGGAACGACGGCCGCTGTGCTGCTGTGGGCGCTGGGCGTGCTGGCCCTGGTCGGCGGCGTCCTGGTGTTCACACTGAACTCGATGGCTCGGGTCACGTTCGCGCTGTTGGGATCCCTGGTGTGCGTCGGTGGCGTGGTGACCGTGCTGGGATTGCCCTACCTCGGGGTGGTCATCCTGCTGATGATGGTCATGGAGATGGTCATCATGGCTGTTTTCATGATCGCGTACATGATGAATCCGGCCGGTCTGATGCCGATGTCGATGCTCCATAACAAGCGCGGGGCGCTGGCCGTCAGCGGTGTGGTTTTCGCCGTGCTGACGACGGCGGTCTTCGTGGTTCCCTGGCCCGACCGTCCGCGGGTACGGCCGGTGGATACCACCGTCCAGGTGGGCATGTCGTTGATGGGTGATCAGATGCTGACGATGGTCACGCTCGGGTTCGTCCTGCTGGCGACGATGGTCGGCGCGACCGTGCTGGCCACCCACCGCGGCCGCTACGACCGGTTCGGTGACGACCTCGATCAGCGGCCCGCCCACGATCCGGCCGGCGGAGGGGTGGGTCGGTGA
- a CDS encoding complex I subunit 1 family protein has protein sequence MVEAGAWWTLLAAPALLLGLAVLAVTTDAALTARDAGRPVTVSAAMRPLLAVPRALVAQPRRMPAPDRVLWRAGVVSVPVAAVLSTLVIPFGNVAVADLSVGLVWFNAMEVLTWAGLWLAGWGPNAAFSLVGGYRFLAQGLAYELPLMFALISTATGAQSLRVGDIAAAQDGLWYAVWMPVAFVVYLAGVLAFSFLGPFAYPVGQDIAGGVLSETSGVDRLMLQAGRWLWLAAGAAMAVPLFLGGGAGPVLPAWAWSLIKTLLVLAVLVAAVRRLPVIRADRYVEFAWVVLIPLTIVQTLVPALVGLNR, from the coding sequence GTGGTTGAGGCAGGGGCGTGGTGGACGCTGCTGGCCGCCCCGGCTCTGCTGCTGGGTCTCGCTGTGTTGGCCGTGACGACTGACGCGGCCCTGACCGCCCGGGACGCCGGGCGGCCGGTCACCGTTTCCGCCGCGATGCGGCCGCTGCTCGCGGTGCCGCGGGCACTGGTGGCGCAGCCCCGGCGGATGCCGGCTCCGGACCGGGTGCTGTGGCGGGCCGGTGTGGTGAGCGTGCCGGTGGCTGCCGTGCTGTCGACGCTGGTCATCCCGTTCGGGAACGTGGCGGTCGCCGACCTGTCGGTGGGATTGGTGTGGTTCAACGCCATGGAGGTGCTGACCTGGGCCGGTCTGTGGCTGGCCGGGTGGGGTCCGAACGCGGCGTTCTCCCTGGTCGGCGGCTACCGTTTCCTCGCCCAGGGCTTGGCTTACGAGCTTCCGCTGATGTTCGCGCTGATCTCAACCGCGACCGGCGCGCAGTCCCTGCGGGTCGGGGACATCGCCGCGGCACAGGACGGCCTGTGGTACGCGGTGTGGATGCCCGTCGCCTTCGTCGTCTACCTGGCAGGCGTCCTCGCCTTCAGCTTCCTGGGGCCGTTCGCCTACCCGGTCGGCCAGGACATCGCGGGCGGCGTGCTGAGCGAGACCTCCGGGGTCGACCGGCTGATGTTGCAGGCCGGGCGGTGGCTGTGGCTGGCTGCCGGCGCGGCGATGGCGGTGCCCCTGTTCCTGGGCGGGGGCGCGGGGCCGGTCCTGCCCGCCTGGGCATGGTCGCTGATCAAGACTCTGCTGGTGCTGGCCGTCCTGGTCGCCGCGGTGCGGCGCCTGCCGGTGATCCGGGCCGACCGGTACGTGGAGTTCGCCTGGGTCGTGCTCATCCCGCTGACGATCGTGCAGACCCTCGTCCCGGCCCTGGTCGGCCTCAATCGATAG
- a CDS encoding complex I subunit 4 family protein codes for MLSDVTFLPLLVSVALMLLPGRFPERAYLWVWITTAAVDLALVIALWAGFDSQGGVQYEQRVRWIPGAGVSYHVGVDGLSLPLLALTCVLFLAVAVYSLRESSRVRPYVCLFLFLQTASLGLFVALDLILFFVFFDLSIVGMFFVIAGWGHGERARAAALKFFLYTFIGSLALLLGFIGLYLAADPHTFDIVDLTRTNPLAGHGVYASLVLLAIGVGLAVKTPAVPFHTWLPPAHTEAPAAGSAILAAVLLKMGTYGFVRIAMPLLPGSWRHYGLAIVIVGVVSVVYGALVALAQTDFKRMIAYTSVNHMGYIILAVGAAGALAGTDAQARSLAVTGAVTQMVSHGLITGALFLLAGVLYDRGQTYEIDAYSGLAAHAPRFAAATGVAAFASLGIPGFSGFIAEFQIFTGSLASQAVATGIAVTGILITAALFLRALRAMLLGAPRLPQSVHTTGFGDLKGREAVSSIALLALALVIGIAPRWLLDVIEPASRTVTGLVAR; via the coding sequence GTGCTGAGTGATGTGACGTTCCTGCCGCTGCTGGTGTCTGTGGCGCTGATGCTGCTGCCCGGCAGGTTCCCCGAGCGGGCGTACCTGTGGGTGTGGATCACCACCGCCGCCGTCGATCTCGCTCTGGTCATCGCGCTGTGGGCGGGGTTCGACTCCCAGGGCGGGGTGCAGTACGAGCAGCGGGTCCGATGGATTCCCGGCGCGGGAGTGAGCTATCACGTCGGCGTCGACGGTCTTTCCCTGCCACTGCTCGCTCTGACCTGCGTACTGTTCCTCGCCGTCGCGGTGTACTCGCTGCGCGAGTCGAGCCGCGTTCGCCCGTACGTGTGCCTGTTCCTCTTCCTGCAGACGGCGAGTCTCGGACTGTTCGTCGCCCTCGATCTGATCCTGTTCTTCGTCTTCTTCGACCTTTCCATCGTCGGCATGTTCTTCGTCATCGCCGGCTGGGGCCACGGCGAGCGCGCCCGGGCGGCGGCGCTGAAGTTCTTCCTCTACACCTTCATCGGCTCGCTCGCCCTGCTGCTCGGCTTCATCGGCCTCTACCTGGCCGCCGACCCGCACACCTTCGACATCGTCGACCTCACCCGTACCAACCCGCTCGCAGGGCACGGTGTGTACGCGTCCCTGGTGCTGCTGGCGATCGGCGTGGGACTGGCCGTCAAGACCCCGGCCGTTCCCTTCCACACATGGCTGCCGCCCGCCCACACCGAGGCCCCCGCCGCCGGATCGGCGATCCTGGCGGCGGTGCTGCTGAAGATGGGCACCTACGGTTTCGTCCGCATCGCGATGCCGCTGCTGCCCGGCAGTTGGCGCCACTACGGCTTGGCCATCGTGATCGTCGGCGTCGTCTCCGTCGTCTACGGAGCACTGGTCGCGCTCGCGCAGACCGACTTCAAACGCATGATCGCCTACACCTCGGTCAACCACATGGGCTACATCATCCTGGCCGTCGGCGCGGCCGGGGCCCTGGCAGGCACCGACGCCCAGGCCCGCTCCCTGGCCGTCACCGGCGCGGTCACCCAGATGGTCAGCCACGGCCTGATCACCGGCGCCCTGTTCCTGCTCGCCGGCGTCCTGTACGACCGCGGACAGACCTACGAAATCGACGCCTACTCCGGCCTTGCCGCCCATGCGCCCCGCTTCGCGGCCGCCACCGGCGTCGCCGCATTCGCCAGCCTCGGCATTCCAGGCTTCTCCGGGTTCATCGCCGAGTTCCAGATCTTCACCGGCTCCCTTGCCTCCCAGGCCGTCGCCACCGGGATCGCCGTGACCGGCATCCTCATCACCGCTGCCCTGTTCCTCCGCGCGCTGCGCGCCATGCTTCTCGGCGCCCCACGCCTGCCCCAGTCAGTGCACACCACCGGCTTCGGCGACCTGAAGGGCAGGGAAGCGGTCTCCAGCATCGCGCTGCTGGCCCTGGCACTGGTGATCGGCATCGCGCCGCGCTGGCTGCTTGATGTCATCGAGCCCGCCAGCCGTACCGTGACCGGCCTGGTGGCGCGGTGA
- a CDS encoding NADH-quinone oxidoreductase subunit L: protein MIALIWLLIALPLAAGAVLAVTGTRLNRQAPALGVLVSVVTLGLAVAAASTRPSASVPLFAGIQAGLAVDGLSAVMVITVAAVTTAVLIFSAGEFGEDENRGRFFGLMLLFSGSMLVTVTATTLPLLLMSWELMGATSWALIGYWWRDPERARAADTAFLTTRTADLGLYLAAGAAMAGGAATLSLNALPHTGSPWLHLVTAGIVAAALGKSAQLPFSFWLSRAMQGPSPVSALLHSATMVAAGAYLLLRLHPLLAATSWAGPVVAWTGAVTALLLGVVAVAQRDLKQLLAASTASQIGFMVLAAGSGGVAGGTFQLVAHAAAKSGLFLAAGAWLTALGTKQLPSLRGAARTHRLVGACFTVGALTLAGLPPLSLWWAKDDVLASARAESAGLYLVGLAAAAVAAVYSVKALWYVTRPVPEDPQAGYDTERPGTRRVPAASAAPLLVLASAAAVLGVLALPGPAEWLRGLLGVPGEPSPKVWELGLSAAVALAAAGMSWWRPFRPRTLVPPAVVRWTDGWLQLERAAHAVVVRPVLAMARALAVFDDRVVDGVVRQVARGGLALAHQARRVDDSGIDTAVEAVGRGGLTAARQARRLDDGGIDAAVNAVASGTRSLGRWARRPQTGLLHQYYAQAAVGFCVLVLIVLLVR, encoded by the coding sequence GTGATCGCGCTGATCTGGCTGCTGATCGCCCTGCCCCTGGCAGCGGGAGCCGTCCTCGCGGTGACCGGGACACGCCTGAACCGGCAGGCGCCCGCCCTCGGGGTGCTGGTCTCTGTGGTGACGCTGGGCCTCGCTGTCGCTGCCGCGTCGACCCGGCCGTCGGCGAGCGTGCCGCTGTTCGCGGGCATCCAGGCCGGGTTGGCGGTGGACGGACTGTCCGCGGTCATGGTGATCACCGTCGCCGCGGTCACCACCGCCGTCCTGATCTTCTCCGCCGGGGAGTTCGGTGAGGATGAGAACCGCGGACGGTTCTTCGGCCTGATGCTGCTGTTCTCCGGCTCCATGCTGGTCACCGTCACAGCGACGACGTTGCCGCTGCTGCTGATGTCCTGGGAGCTGATGGGCGCGACGAGCTGGGCACTGATCGGCTACTGGTGGCGCGACCCGGAACGGGCACGCGCGGCGGACACCGCCTTCCTCACCACCCGCACCGCGGACCTGGGCCTGTACCTGGCGGCCGGTGCTGCCATGGCCGGTGGCGCCGCGACCTTGAGCCTCAATGCCCTACCGCACACCGGGTCTCCTTGGCTGCACCTGGTCACCGCCGGAATCGTGGCCGCCGCGCTGGGCAAGTCTGCGCAACTGCCCTTCTCCTTCTGGCTGTCACGCGCCATGCAGGGCCCCAGTCCGGTGTCCGCGCTGTTGCACTCGGCGACCATGGTCGCCGCCGGCGCCTACCTGCTGCTGCGCCTGCACCCGCTGCTGGCCGCCACCTCGTGGGCGGGGCCGGTTGTCGCCTGGACCGGAGCGGTGACCGCCCTGCTTCTCGGAGTGGTGGCCGTGGCCCAACGCGACCTCAAACAATTGCTCGCCGCGTCGACCGCCTCTCAGATCGGCTTCATGGTGCTGGCCGCTGGCAGTGGCGGTGTGGCCGGCGGTACCTTTCAGCTCGTCGCGCACGCCGCCGCCAAGTCCGGCCTGTTCCTCGCGGCCGGGGCCTGGCTGACCGCACTGGGCACCAAGCAGCTTCCTTCCCTGCGCGGGGCAGCGCGCACCCATCGTCTGGTCGGCGCCTGCTTCACCGTCGGGGCGCTCACGCTGGCCGGGCTGCCGCCGCTTTCGCTGTGGTGGGCCAAGGACGATGTCCTCGCCTCCGCCCGCGCCGAGAGCGCCGGCCTGTACCTGGTCGGGCTCGCTGCGGCCGCCGTCGCCGCCGTCTACAGCGTCAAGGCCCTGTGGTACGTCACCCGCCCGGTCCCCGAGGACCCTCAGGCCGGTTACGACACTGAGCGGCCTGGTACCCGGCGCGTCCCCGCTGCCTCAGCTGCTCCGCTGCTCGTCCTGGCAAGCGCGGCGGCCGTCCTGGGCGTTCTCGCCCTGCCGGGACCGGCCGAGTGGCTGCGCGGCCTGCTCGGCGTTCCCGGCGAACCTTCACCCAAGGTGTGGGAGCTGGGACTGTCCGCCGCCGTCGCCCTCGCGGCCGCCGGGATGTCCTGGTGGCGGCCCTTCCGTCCACGCACTCTCGTGCCACCGGCTGTGGTGCGGTGGACCGACGGCTGGCTCCAGTTGGAACGTGCCGCCCATGCTGTCGTCGTCAGGCCGGTCTTGGCGATGGCCCGCGCCCTGGCGGTCTTCGACGACCGGGTCGTGGACGGCGTCGTACGGCAGGTGGCCCGTGGCGGACTCGCCCTCGCCCACCAGGCGCGCCGCGTGGACGACTCCGGTATCGACACCGCCGTCGAAGCCGTCGGCCGTGGTGGCCTGACCGCTGCTCGGCAAGCCCGCCGTCTGGACGACGGAGGCATCGACGCCGCCGTCAATGCCGTCGCCTCGGGTACCCGGAGTCTGGGGCGGTGGGCGCGCCGCCCGCAGACCGGGCTGTTGCACCAGTACTACGCCCAAGCCGCCGTCGGCTTCTGCGTGCTCGTCCTGATCGTGCTGTTGGTGAGGTAA
- a CDS encoding NADH-quinone oxidoreductase subunit NuoK — protein sequence MTFELLLVLAAGLFSIGLFGALSQQSIVMIMMGIELMIGGIIVAAADFWHFLAPTGSGQVVIVAAVVAMAVEMAMGFTVTTAIYRARQVDMTDMAQDLKG from the coding sequence GTGACCTTCGAACTGCTCCTGGTCCTTGCCGCGGGCCTGTTCTCGATCGGTCTGTTCGGCGCGCTGTCCCAGCAGTCCATCGTCATGATCATGATGGGGATCGAGCTGATGATCGGCGGGATCATCGTCGCCGCCGCCGACTTCTGGCACTTCCTCGCCCCCACGGGCAGCGGGCAGGTGGTGATCGTGGCTGCCGTGGTGGCGATGGCGGTGGAGATGGCGATGGGGTTCACCGTCACCACTGCGATCTACCGAGCCCGGCAGGTCGACATGACCGATATGGCGCAGGATCTGAAGGGGTGA